From the genome of Streptomyces sp. NBC_01260, one region includes:
- the sepH gene encoding septation protein SepH: protein MPELRVVAVSNDGTRLVLKAADSTEYTLPIDERLRAAVRNDRARLGQIEIEVESHLRPRDIQARIRAGASAEEVAQFAGIPVDRVRRFEGPVLAERAFMAERARKTPVRRPGENTGPQLGEAVQERLLLRGADRETVQWDSWRRDDGTWEVLLVYRVAGEPHSASWTYDAPRRLVQAVDDEARSLIGETDDVAAPEPSFPFVPRIARLPRDRPLDRALDRQMERPAPPPPPEPEERIGGVTASERDSLTSLLEAVPSFRGDMVVPERPAPPEPPAIEPAVREPEAEDPPAPAASAGAGSAYADVLMPRAVAGHRDRLTGTTDRQAEADGVRPGRRAAVPSWDEIVFGTRRKKQD, encoded by the coding sequence ATGCCCGAACTGCGTGTCGTGGCCGTCTCCAACGACGGCACACGACTGGTGCTCAAGGCTGCGGACAGCACGGAGTACACCCTTCCGATCGACGAGCGGCTGCGAGCCGCCGTGCGCAACGACCGCGCGCGGCTCGGCCAGATCGAGATCGAGGTGGAGAGCCACCTCCGCCCCCGCGACATCCAGGCCCGGATACGAGCCGGTGCCTCGGCGGAGGAAGTCGCTCAGTTCGCCGGGATTCCGGTGGACCGTGTCCGCCGCTTCGAGGGCCCCGTGCTCGCGGAGCGCGCCTTCATGGCCGAGCGGGCCCGGAAGACTCCTGTGCGCCGTCCCGGCGAGAACACCGGCCCCCAGCTCGGCGAGGCGGTGCAGGAGCGACTCCTGCTGCGCGGCGCCGACAGGGAAACCGTCCAGTGGGACTCCTGGCGCCGCGACGACGGCACCTGGGAGGTCCTCCTGGTGTACCGGGTCGCCGGTGAGCCGCACTCGGCGAGCTGGACGTACGACGCCCCGCGCCGGCTCGTCCAGGCGGTGGACGACGAGGCGCGCTCGCTGATCGGCGAGACCGACGACGTTGCCGCGCCCGAACCCAGCTTCCCGTTCGTTCCGCGGATCGCCCGGCTGCCGCGCGACCGGCCGCTGGACCGCGCCCTGGACCGTCAGATGGAGCGCCCCGCCCCGCCTCCACCCCCGGAGCCGGAGGAGCGCATCGGCGGGGTCACGGCGAGCGAGCGCGATTCGCTCACCAGTCTCCTGGAGGCCGTACCCAGCTTCCGCGGCGACATGGTCGTGCCGGAGCGCCCCGCACCGCCCGAGCCCCCGGCGATCGAACCGGCCGTGCGGGAGCCGGAGGCGGAGGATCCGCCCGCTCCGGCCGCCTCCGCGGGCGCCGGCTCCGCCTACGCGGATGTGCTGATGCCTCGCGCGGTGGCCGGTCACCGCGACCGGCTGACCGGGACGACGGACCGCCAGGCCGAGGCGGACGGCGTCCGGCCGGGCCGCCGGGCCGCGGTGCCGAGCTGGGACGAGATCGTCTTCGGCACGCGCCGCAAGAAACAGGACTGA
- a CDS encoding D-arabinono-1,4-lactone oxidase → MTDTYARTTTSAWRNWAGNVTARPVRTVSPASVDELAEELRRASEDGLKVKPVGTGHSFTATAATDGLLIRPDLLTGIREIDRAAMTVTVEAGTPLKRLNTALAREGLSLTNMGDIMDQTVAGATSTGTHGTGRDSASISAQIRALELVTADGTVLTCSETENADVFAVARIGLGALGVITAITFAVEPVFLLTAREEPMTFDKVTADFDQLVAENEHFEFYWFPHTGNCNTKRNNRSAGPAAPPGKVSGWIEDELLSNGIFQAACSLGRAVPATIPSIAKLSSRALSARTYTDIPYKVFTSPRRVRFVEMEYALPREAAVEALREVKAMVERSPLRISFPVEVRTAPADDIALSTASGRESAYIAVHLYRGTPYQAYFTAVERIMTAHDGRPHWGKVNTRDSGYLAGVYPRFGEFTAVRDRLDPDRLFANDYLRRVLGD, encoded by the coding sequence ATGACCGACACCTACGCACGGACGACGACAAGCGCGTGGCGTAACTGGGCGGGGAACGTCACCGCCCGTCCGGTACGGACCGTGTCACCCGCCTCCGTGGACGAGCTGGCCGAGGAGCTGCGCAGGGCGTCCGAGGACGGCCTGAAGGTGAAGCCGGTGGGCACCGGCCACTCCTTCACCGCGACCGCGGCCACCGACGGACTGCTGATACGCCCCGATCTGCTCACCGGCATCCGGGAGATCGACCGTGCGGCGATGACGGTGACCGTCGAGGCCGGCACCCCGCTGAAGCGCCTCAACACCGCGCTGGCCCGCGAGGGCCTCTCGCTCACCAACATGGGCGACATCATGGATCAGACGGTCGCCGGGGCCACCTCCACCGGCACCCACGGCACCGGCCGCGACTCGGCGTCGATATCCGCGCAGATCCGCGCCCTGGAGCTGGTCACGGCGGACGGCACGGTGCTGACCTGCTCGGAGACCGAGAACGCGGACGTCTTCGCCGTCGCCCGGATCGGGCTCGGCGCCCTGGGCGTCATCACGGCGATCACCTTCGCCGTGGAGCCGGTCTTCCTGCTGACCGCCCGCGAGGAGCCGATGACCTTCGACAAGGTCACGGCCGACTTCGATCAGCTGGTGGCCGAGAACGAACACTTCGAGTTCTACTGGTTCCCGCACACCGGCAACTGCAACACCAAGCGCAACAACCGGAGCGCGGGCCCCGCCGCTCCGCCCGGCAAGGTCAGCGGCTGGATCGAGGATGAGCTCCTCTCCAACGGGATCTTCCAGGCGGCTTGCTCGCTCGGCCGGGCGGTACCCGCCACGATCCCCTCGATCGCCAAGCTCTCCAGCCGCGCCCTGTCGGCACGCACGTACACCGACATCCCGTACAAGGTCTTCACCAGCCCGCGCCGGGTGCGGTTCGTGGAGATGGAGTACGCCCTGCCCCGCGAGGCTGCCGTGGAGGCGCTGCGCGAGGTCAAGGCGATGGTCGAGCGTTCACCGCTGCGCATCAGCTTCCCGGTGGAGGTGCGCACCGCCCCCGCCGACGACATCGCGCTCTCCACGGCCTCGGGCCGGGAGAGCGCGTACATCGCCGTCCATCTGTACCGGGGCACGCCGTACCAGGCGTACTTCACGGCGGTGGAGCGGATCATGACCGCCCACGACGGCCGCCCCCACTGGGGCAAGGTCAACACCCGTGACTCCGGGTACCTGGCCGGGGTGTACCCGCGGTTCGGCGAGTTCACCGCGGTCCGGGACCGGCTGGACCCGGACCGCCTCTTCGCCAACGACTACCTGCGCCGGGTCCTGGGCGACTGA
- a CDS encoding DUF4193 domain-containing protein encodes MATDYDTPRKTDDDVDQDSLEELKARRSDKTASAVDVDEFDAAEGLELPGADLSNEELAVRVLPKQADEFTCMSCFLVHHRSQLAREKNGQPICRDCD; translated from the coding sequence ATGGCAACGGATTACGACACCCCACGAAAGACCGACGACGACGTCGATCAGGACAGCCTTGAAGAGCTCAAGGCTCGTCGGAGCGACAAGACGGCCTCGGCCGTCGATGTCGACGAGTTCGACGCGGCCGAAGGACTGGAGCTGCCCGGCGCAGACCTGTCCAACGAAGAACTGGCCGTAAGGGTCCTGCCCAAGCAGGCCGACGAATTCACGTGCATGAGCTGCTTCCTCGTGCACCACCGCAGTCAGCTGGCCCGCGAGAAGAACGGCCAGCCGATCTGCCGCGACTGCGACTGA
- a CDS encoding sensor histidine kinase, which produces MPTVPPPATAPPKPTWEPKQQEPPYPWLRPTIRIRLTLLYGGMFLIAGILLLSIIYMLAAQALHVGSELPFKIVDGHVSSKVCNLLGEGSSPDSVNAAMNSCVNHQRQQALDTLLNRSLLALVGLSIIAFAFGYAMAGRVLSPLGRITRIARRVAGTDLSRRIELDGPDDEFKELADTFDDMLDRLERAFTAQQRFVGNASHELRTPLAINRTLLEVHLSDPQAPPELKQLGKTLLATNERSEQLVEGLLLLARSDNQIVERKPVDLAEVASRALDQTRGEAEAKGVELRDELAPAVVQGNGVLLERIALNLVQNAVRYNVPDGGWVGVTTELLPGQALLVVSNTGPVVPGYEIDNLFEPFRRLRTERTGSDKGVGLGLSIARSVARAHGGRIIAEPREGGGLVMRVSLPV; this is translated from the coding sequence GTGCCCACTGTCCCGCCGCCCGCGACGGCGCCCCCCAAACCCACGTGGGAGCCCAAACAGCAGGAGCCCCCGTACCCCTGGCTGCGCCCCACCATCCGGATACGTCTCACCCTGCTGTACGGCGGCATGTTCCTGATCGCCGGCATCCTGCTGCTGTCGATCATCTACATGCTGGCCGCGCAGGCCCTGCACGTCGGCAGCGAGCTGCCGTTCAAGATCGTCGACGGCCATGTGTCCAGCAAGGTCTGCAACCTGCTGGGGGAGGGGAGCTCACCGGACTCCGTCAACGCGGCGATGAACTCCTGCGTCAACCACCAGCGCCAGCAGGCGCTCGACACGCTCCTCAACCGGTCGCTGCTGGCCCTCGTGGGCCTGAGCATCATCGCCTTCGCCTTCGGTTACGCGATGGCGGGACGGGTGCTCTCGCCGCTGGGCCGGATCACCCGGATCGCCCGTCGGGTGGCCGGTACGGATCTCTCCAGGCGCATCGAGCTGGACGGTCCCGACGACGAGTTCAAGGAGCTCGCCGACACCTTCGACGACATGCTGGACCGGCTGGAGCGGGCCTTCACCGCGCAGCAGCGGTTCGTCGGGAACGCGTCGCACGAGCTGCGCACGCCCCTGGCGATCAACCGCACGCTGCTGGAGGTCCACCTCTCCGATCCGCAGGCACCCCCGGAGCTCAAGCAGCTCGGCAAGACGCTGCTGGCCACCAATGAACGCAGTGAGCAGCTGGTCGAGGGCCTGCTGCTGCTCGCCCGAAGTGACAACCAGATCGTCGAGCGCAAACCCGTCGACCTCGCCGAGGTCGCCTCGCGCGCCCTCGACCAGACCCGGGGCGAGGCCGAGGCCAAGGGCGTGGAGCTGCGCGACGAGCTGGCCCCGGCCGTGGTCCAGGGCAACGGCGTGCTGCTGGAGCGGATCGCGCTGAACCTCGTACAGAACGCGGTGCGCTACAACGTTCCGGACGGCGGCTGGGTCGGGGTCACCACCGAGCTCCTGCCGGGCCAGGCCCTGCTCGTCGTCTCGAACACGGGGCCGGTGGTGCCCGGCTACGAGATCGACAACCTCTTCGAGCCGTTCAGACGGCTGCGTACGGAGCGGACGGGCAGCGACAAGGGGGTGGGGCTCGGCCTGTCGATCGCGCGGTCCGTCGCGCGTGCTCACGGAGGCCGTATCATCGCGGAGCCCCGCGAGGGCGGTGGTCTTGTGATGCGCGTCTCACTGCCTGTCTGA
- a CDS encoding sulfurtransferase, whose amino-acid sequence MKPIISASECVSESAGPRPPVLLDVRWQLGGPHGRPDYEAGHIPGAVFVDLDAELAGPAGGGGRHPLPDPAEFAAVMRRAGVGRDSSVIVYDGGLGWAAARAWWLLRWTGHRDVRVLDGGLAGWSGELSKETPAPAEGDFVPEPGVLPLLDADGAAALARSGLLLDARAAERYRGDVEPIDRVGGHIPGAVSAPTGENVGADGRFLPVQALTARFAGLGADGATADIGVYCGSGVSGAHEVLALEIAGYRAALYAGSWSEWSADESRPVATGPEPR is encoded by the coding sequence ATGAAGCCCATCATCTCCGCATCCGAATGTGTGAGCGAGTCGGCGGGTCCACGTCCGCCGGTGCTCCTGGACGTACGTTGGCAACTGGGCGGCCCGCACGGTCGGCCCGACTACGAAGCCGGGCACATCCCCGGGGCGGTCTTTGTCGATCTGGACGCGGAACTCGCCGGGCCCGCGGGCGGCGGCGGCCGTCATCCGCTTCCCGACCCGGCGGAATTCGCCGCGGTGATGCGCCGCGCCGGGGTCGGCCGGGACAGCTCGGTGATCGTGTACGACGGCGGGCTGGGCTGGGCGGCGGCCCGCGCCTGGTGGCTGCTGCGCTGGACGGGGCACCGGGACGTCCGGGTGCTGGACGGCGGTCTCGCCGGCTGGAGCGGCGAGCTGTCGAAGGAGACCCCGGCCCCGGCCGAAGGCGACTTCGTCCCCGAGCCGGGCGTACTGCCCCTGCTGGACGCGGACGGCGCGGCGGCCCTGGCGCGTTCGGGCCTGCTGCTCGACGCGCGGGCCGCCGAGCGCTACCGCGGCGATGTGGAGCCGATCGACCGGGTGGGCGGGCACATCCCCGGCGCGGTCTCGGCCCCCACGGGGGAGAACGTCGGCGCGGACGGGCGCTTCCTTCCCGTCCAGGCGCTGACCGCCCGCTTCGCCGGGCTGGGCGCCGACGGGGCCACCGCGGACATCGGCGTCTACTGCGGCTCGGGCGTCTCCGGCGCCCACGAGGTGCTGGCGCTGGAGATCGCCGGTTACCGGGCCGCTCTCTACGCGGGCTCCTGGTCCGAATGGTCGGCCGACGAGTCCCGTCCGGTCGCCACGGGTCCCGAACCCCGGTAA
- a CDS encoding inositol monophosphatase family protein, producing MTDPLLSELLDLALDAAHRAGALLRDGRPADLGVAATKSSPVDVVTEMDIAAEKLITGFLSERRPQDGFLGEEGASSEGSSGIRWVIDPLDGTVNYLYGLPTWAVSIAAERDGERVVGVVEVPMRRETYHAVLGGGAYAKGGAYGDGGAALRCRPAPPLDQALVSTGFNYVADVRAHQADVARVLIPRLRDIRRGGSAAIDLCDVAAGRLDGYYERGLHPWDLAAGDLVAREAGALTGGRPGMPADGGLTVAASPGVFEPLQSLLEELGAWHD from the coding sequence GTGACCGACCCCCTGCTGTCCGAACTGCTCGACCTCGCCCTGGACGCCGCCCACCGGGCCGGCGCGCTGCTGCGCGACGGACGCCCCGCTGACCTGGGGGTGGCCGCGACCAAGTCCAGCCCGGTGGACGTCGTCACCGAGATGGACATCGCCGCCGAGAAACTGATCACCGGCTTCCTGTCCGAACGCCGCCCCCAGGACGGCTTCCTCGGTGAGGAGGGCGCCAGCTCCGAGGGCAGCAGCGGCATCCGCTGGGTGATCGACCCGCTCGACGGCACCGTGAACTACCTGTACGGGCTGCCCACCTGGGCCGTCTCCATCGCCGCGGAACGGGACGGCGAGCGGGTCGTGGGCGTGGTGGAGGTCCCGATGCGCCGGGAGACGTACCACGCGGTGCTCGGCGGCGGTGCGTACGCGAAGGGCGGTGCCTACGGGGACGGCGGGGCCGCCCTGCGCTGCCGTCCCGCTCCGCCGCTCGACCAGGCGCTCGTGTCGACCGGCTTCAACTACGTCGCCGACGTCCGGGCGCACCAGGCCGACGTGGCGCGCGTGCTGATCCCGCGGCTGCGGGACATCCGGCGTGGCGGTTCCGCCGCGATCGACCTCTGCGACGTCGCCGCGGGCCGTCTCGACGGCTACTACGAGCGCGGCCTCCACCCGTGGGACCTGGCGGCCGGTGACCTCGTCGCGCGGGAGGCCGGCGCGCTCACCGGCGGGCGGCCGGGGATGCCCGCCGACGGCGGCCTGACGGTGGCCGCGTCACCGGGCGTCTTCGAGCCGCTGCAGTCCCTGCTGGAGGAACTGGGCGCCTGGCACGACTGA
- a CDS encoding ferrochelatase: protein MSDLREPAPYDALLLLSFGGPEGPDDVVPFLANVTRGRGIPEERLKEVGKHYFLFGGVSPINGQNRALLDALRKDFADHGLDLPVYWGNRNWAPYLTDTLREMAGDGHRRIAVLATSAYASYSGCRQYRENLAESLAVLEAEGLPVPRVDKLRHYFNHPGFVEPMVDGVLASLADLPEDVRAGAHLAFTTHSIPTSAADASGPPEAHGDGGAYVAEHLDVARVIVEAVRERTGAEYPWQLVYQSRSGAPHIPWLEPDICDHLELLHSDGVPAVVMAPIGFVSDHMEVLYDLDTEATAKAAELGLPVRRSATVGADPRFAAAVRDLVLERAATEQGRGRKRCALGALGASHDLCPVGCCPARAARPAAAGADSPYA from the coding sequence ATGTCCGATCTGCGTGAGCCCGCTCCCTACGACGCCCTGCTGCTGCTCTCCTTCGGGGGCCCCGAAGGCCCGGACGACGTGGTTCCGTTCCTGGCGAACGTGACCCGCGGCCGGGGCATCCCAGAGGAGCGGCTGAAGGAGGTCGGCAAGCACTACTTCCTGTTCGGCGGCGTCAGCCCGATCAACGGCCAGAACAGGGCCCTGCTCGACGCCCTGCGCAAGGACTTCGCGGATCACGGACTCGACCTGCCGGTCTACTGGGGCAACCGCAACTGGGCGCCCTACCTGACCGACACCCTGCGCGAGATGGCCGGGGACGGACACCGTCGCATCGCCGTCCTGGCGACCAGCGCGTACGCCTCGTACTCCGGCTGCCGGCAGTACCGCGAGAACCTCGCCGAGTCGCTGGCCGTCCTGGAGGCCGAAGGGCTGCCGGTGCCGCGCGTCGACAAGCTGCGGCACTACTTCAACCACCCCGGCTTCGTCGAACCGATGGTGGACGGCGTGCTCGCCTCCCTGGCCGACCTTCCCGAGGACGTGCGGGCCGGGGCGCACCTCGCCTTCACCACGCACTCCATCCCCACCTCGGCGGCCGATGCCTCCGGCCCGCCGGAGGCGCACGGCGACGGCGGTGCGTACGTCGCCGAGCATCTCGACGTGGCACGGGTGATCGTCGAGGCCGTCCGTGAGCGGACCGGTGCCGAGTACCCCTGGCAGCTCGTCTACCAGTCGCGCAGCGGTGCCCCGCACATTCCGTGGCTGGAACCCGACATCTGCGACCACCTGGAGCTGCTGCACAGCGACGGCGTTCCCGCCGTGGTGATGGCGCCCATCGGCTTCGTCTCGGATCACATGGAGGTCCTGTACGACCTCGACACCGAGGCCACCGCGAAGGCCGCCGAGCTCGGCCTGCCGGTGCGCCGGTCCGCGACCGTCGGCGCCGACCCGCGGTTCGCGGCGGCGGTGCGCGACCTCGTGCTGGAGCGCGCGGCCACCGAACAGGGCCGCGGCCGGAAGAGGTGTGCCCTCGGTGCGCTCGGGGCAAGCCACGACCTCTGCCCGGTCGGCTGCTGCCCGGCCCGTGCGGCCAGGCCGGCCGCCGCGGGCGCCGACAGCCCGTACGCGTAG
- a CDS encoding MFS transporter yields the protein MPSPYRAIFAAPGSKRFSSAGFFGRMPLSMMGIGVVTMVSQLTGRYGLAGALSATLAMAAAVVGPQVSRLVDRHGQRRVLRPVTLVALAAVAGLLVCAQQGLPDWTLFVFAAGAGCVPSVGSMVRARWAEIYRGSARQLHTAYAWESIVDEVCFIFGPIISIGLSTAWFPEAGPLLAAGFLLVGVFWLTAQRATEPVPHPHARHTSGSALASRGLQVLVGTFVATGAIFGAIDVVTVAFAEEQGHKAAASLVLAVYALGSCLAGAVFGLLHLKGRPSSRWLVGVCAMAVSMIPLQLAGSLPFLAVALFVAGLAIAPTMVTTMALVEQHVPRTRLTEGMTWTSTGLAVGVALGSSAAGWVVDASGAKAGYAVPVVAGALAAAVAFLGYRRLSGPVPTEGRGEDDRHLRTDDDKRVA from the coding sequence TTGCCCAGTCCCTACCGCGCGATCTTCGCCGCCCCCGGCTCCAAGAGGTTCTCCTCGGCCGGCTTCTTCGGCCGCATGCCGCTGTCCATGATGGGCATCGGCGTGGTGACCATGGTCTCCCAGCTGACCGGCCGGTACGGGCTGGCGGGCGCGCTCTCCGCGACGCTGGCGATGGCCGCAGCGGTGGTGGGACCGCAGGTGTCCCGGCTGGTCGACCGGCACGGACAGCGCCGGGTGCTGCGCCCGGTGACCCTCGTCGCCCTGGCGGCCGTGGCCGGTCTGCTGGTCTGCGCGCAGCAGGGGCTGCCGGACTGGACCCTGTTCGTGTTCGCGGCCGGCGCCGGCTGCGTCCCCAGCGTCGGTTCGATGGTCCGGGCCCGCTGGGCGGAGATCTACCGGGGCTCGGCGCGGCAGCTCCACACCGCGTACGCGTGGGAGTCGATCGTCGACGAGGTGTGTTTCATCTTCGGCCCGATCATCTCGATCGGGCTCTCCACCGCCTGGTTCCCCGAGGCGGGCCCGCTGCTGGCCGCCGGCTTCCTGCTGGTCGGCGTCTTCTGGCTGACCGCGCAGCGGGCCACCGAACCGGTGCCGCATCCGCACGCGCGGCACACCAGCGGTTCCGCGCTGGCCTCCCGCGGCCTCCAGGTGCTCGTGGGGACCTTCGTGGCGACCGGCGCGATCTTCGGAGCGATCGACGTGGTGACGGTGGCCTTCGCCGAGGAGCAGGGCCACAAGGCCGCGGCGAGCCTCGTGCTGGCCGTGTACGCGCTGGGGTCCTGCCTCGCCGGGGCGGTCTTCGGCCTGCTGCACCTGAAGGGCAGGCCGTCCAGCCGGTGGCTGGTGGGAGTGTGTGCGATGGCCGTGAGTATGATCCCCCTCCAACTGGCCGGGAGCCTGCCGTTCCTGGCCGTGGCGCTCTTTGTCGCGGGCCTCGCCATCGCACCGACGATGGTCACCACCATGGCTCTCGTCGAACAGCACGTACCGCGCACCAGACTGACCGAGGGCATGACCTGGACCAGCACCGGGCTCGCCGTAGGTGTGGCGCTCGGCTCCTCGGCCGCCGGCTGGGTGGTCGACGCGTCCGGGGCGAAGGCGGGGTACGCGGTGCCCGTCGTGGCGGGAGCGCTCGCGGCCGCGGTGGCGTTCCTGGGGTACCGCCGGCTCAGTGGGCCGGTTCCTACGGAAGGGCGCGGGGAAGATGACCGACACCTACGCACGGACGACGACAAGCGCGTGGCGTAA
- a CDS encoding response regulator transcription factor — MRVLVVEDEQLLADAVATGLRREAMAVDVVYDGAAALERIEVNDYDVVVLDRDLPLVHGDDVCRRIVELGMPTRVLMLTASGDVSDRVEGLELGADDYLPKPFAFSELTARVRALGRRTTVALPPVLERAGIKLDPNRREVFRGEQEVQLAPKEFAVLEVLMRSEGAVVSAEQLLEKAWDENTDPFTNVVRVTVMTLRRKLGEPPVIVTVPGSGYRI; from the coding sequence GTGCGCGTACTCGTCGTGGAGGACGAGCAGCTGCTCGCCGATGCGGTGGCCACCGGATTGCGCCGGGAGGCCATGGCCGTCGATGTCGTGTACGACGGTGCAGCGGCACTGGAGCGCATCGAGGTCAACGACTACGACGTCGTGGTGCTGGACCGGGACCTCCCCCTGGTGCACGGCGACGACGTCTGCCGCAGGATCGTCGAGCTGGGCATGCCGACCCGGGTGCTCATGCTCACCGCCTCCGGAGACGTCAGTGACCGGGTGGAGGGCCTTGAGCTCGGCGCCGACGACTATCTGCCCAAACCCTTCGCCTTCAGTGAGCTGACCGCGCGGGTTCGGGCGCTCGGGCGCCGTACGACCGTCGCACTGCCGCCGGTCCTGGAGCGTGCCGGGATCAAGCTCGACCCGAACCGCCGGGAGGTCTTCCGTGGCGAGCAGGAGGTCCAGCTCGCGCCCAAGGAATTCGCGGTGCTGGAGGTCCTGATGCGCAGCGAGGGCGCCGTGGTCTCGGCCGAGCAGCTCCTGGAGAAGGCCTGGGACGAGAACACCGACCCGTTCACCAACGTCGTCCGGGTGACCGTCATGACCCTGCGGCGCAAACTCGGTGAGCCGCCGGTGATCGTCACCGTGCCCGGCTCGGGTTACCGGATCTGA